The nucleotide sequence GGCACGGCCGGCACCCTACGCGTGTGCGATCCGAATCGCTTCGACGACCCCTGTTTCTTCAGCCCGGCGGGTTCCGACAAATTTGATCCCGTGCCGATGACGCACGCCGAGGGACGCGGTCGCGGCAGCGGCGTCGCCGACATCGGTCATGCCCTGCGCAGCGGTCGTCCGCACCGCACCGATGGCCGGCTCGCGCACCACGTGGTCGAGCTCATGGAAGCCGCCACGCGTTCCAGCGACGAAGGTCGTCACATCACGATCGAATCCACCTGCGACCGCCCCGCCCCCGTCCCCGCCAACATCGCCTCCAGCGTCTTCGAGGACTAGGATCTAACGCCAACGCGCAAAGGCAGCAGAGCTTCACCAAGTATCGGATGGGTTTCCGGCTTGGCGTCTCTCTGCGCTCTTCGTGTCTTCGCGTTAAAATTTCTCCGCTCAGCTCCGGCCGATGCCGAGTTTGCGGTCGAGCGAGTATTTGCCGGGGCCGGCCAGGAACAACGTGAGGTAGGCGAACGCGAACAGGAAGGCCGTCTCGCCACCGTGCGGGGCACGGAAGCCCATGTGGTGATGGAAAATCCACGCCACCATCATCACGGAAAACAAGACCAACGACTGCAGCCGCGTGACCAGACCGAGCGCAATCAGGATGCAGCCAAATGTCTCCGACCACGCAACGATAACGTAACTCAACTCGCTCGAAATCCCGAGGTAGTTGGGGAACGTGTGAAACTCCGCCTTGGCCCCCGCGAGGGAAAACCAGTTGGGCAATCCAGCGGAATCATCCTGCCAGCCGGTGAGCTTTCCCCAGCCGTGGTAACGGATCATCACAAAGGAAAAAGCGACGCGGTATAGCAGCAGACCGAGGTCGGCGTTGAGCGGGATGAGATTCAGGCCGAGGTATTTTTTCATGGGGTAAAGATGACCGATCGTGCCGCGACGAAACGGGGAAGCAATTCCGCCAGTTTCGTCCGTTGAGCATGAAAACCGACCGCACCGCGCGGACGTCGCAGGCAACGCCCCTACCTGCGGAGCCCGCGTCTGACGGAGAATCCCGGCGGCATCCGCTCGCCATGTCGCGAAACCTATGCGTTGGTTTTCGCTCCTGTCACCATGCCTCCGATCGTTCTACTCATCATTGGTCTCGCTATTCTCACCCTCGGTGCGGAGTTGCTCGTGCGTGGGGCATCGGCGCTCGCGCTCAAACTCGGTCTCACGCCGTTGGTCATCGGTCTGACGGTCGTCGCGTTTGGCACCAGCGCGCCGGAATTGGTCGTCAGTCTGCAAGCCGCCCAACGCGGGGCCGCGGCCATCGCGGTCGGCAACGTCATCGGCTCCAACTTGTGCAATCTCGCGCTGATCATGGGCCTGTGCGCCTTGGTCAAACCGCTCACCGCCAGCCATGCGGTGATCCGCCGCGAGGTGCCGTTGCTCATCGGCGCGACCCTGCTGGGGGGCGCGTTTTTGTGGAACGACCATCTCGGCGTGGGCGAGGCTGCGTTGCTGTTCATCGGATTGCTCTTTTACACCGGACTCACGTTGCGGTCGGCCAAGCAGGATCCCGATCAATCACTCGGCGCCGACGTGCCCAAACCCATCTCCCTCCCACTCGCCGTCGTGGGCGCGCTCGGTGGTCTCGGTCTGTTGCTCTACGGCTCGGATCTCTTCGTCGACGGGGCCGTGACGCTCGCCCGCGAGTGGGGTTGGAGTGAAACCGTGATCGGCCTCACGATCGTGGCGATCGGCACGAGTCTGCCGGAACTGGCGATCTCAGTCGTCGCGGTCTCGAAGGGCGAACACGATGTGGCGGTCGGTAATCTGGTGGGTTCGAGTTTGTTCAACATCCTCGGTATCCTCGGCGCCGCCGGCTTGGCCAGCGGCGGCACCGCGGCGGCGTTGCAACACGTCGATCTCCTCGTGCTTGTCGTCATCACCGTCGCCATTCTACCACTCGTGCGCACGGGCGGACGCGTCGACCGCTGGGAAGGCGCCGCCCTCGTCGTCGCCTACCTCGGCTACACCATCTGGCTGGTGCGCGGCGCGGGCTGACGCCCATGCCCTCAGGTAAAGCCCCACATCGGCCGCCCGCTCGCGGGCGCATTTACGCATGACCGCCGCCGGGCTGGCTTTTCGGTCCGGGAGTTGCTGAAATTTGATCATGCAGGTGTTACCTCCCCAAGAAGACCCGGAAGATCTGGGCCCGTTTCAATTCGGTGTATTGGTGCTTTCGCTCGTGTTGCTGGCCGGATTGGGCGCGGAGTTGGCCTTCCAGGTTCCGGAGGAAATCCAACGCCTCGTCTTCTACATTGATACGACAATCTGTGGTCTGCTCTTCATCGATTTCGCCATCCGCTTCGCCAAGGCCGATTCCAAGTGGCGGTTCATGAAGTGGGGCTGGTTTGATCTGTTGGCGGCGGTGCCGGCGATCGAGGCCTTTCGCATTCTGCGCGTGGTGCGCGTCGTGCGCCTGCTCATCGCCATCCGGTCCGTGCGCCGCCTCTACAAGATCCTGTGGGAGAGCAAAACCAGCGCCGGCCTGACCGGCATCCTCGTGTTCACCTTCCTCGTGATTTCGTTTGGCTCCACCGGCATCCTCATCGCCGAGCTCGACGAACCCGAAGCCAACATCCAGACCGCCAACGACGCGCTGTGGTGGAGCATCACCACCACCACGACCGTGGGTTACGGCGACAAATATCCCGTCACCACCTCCGGCCGTATCATCGCAACCTTCGTGATGATCGCGGGCATCGGACTCTTCGGCACCCTCAGCGGTGTCGCCGCCAGTATTTTTCTCGGCGACGACAAGGATGAACCCGCCTCACGCGAAGCCCAACGGTTGATGTTGGAACAGCTGAAAGCCATGCAGGGGGAGATTCGTGAACTACGGGAGCAGCAGCCGGCACCAGCTTCGACGCACAAGCCGCCCGCCCAAACCTGATCGATTTCGTGTGCCAGCCAGCCGCGCGTGTTCCATCCACCACGCCGACGCGTTCCGGTCTTCGCGAGCGAAGCCCTACGCCAGCAGCACGCTCCATCCTGACGTAGGGGCGTCGCTCGCGACGACCGCACGCGTCCCCCCCACCACGCCGACGCGTTCCGGGCTTCGCGAGCGAAGCCCCTACCCCAGCAGGACGCTCCATCCTGACGTAGGGGCGTCGCTTGCGACGACCGCGAACTTGCCCAGACGATTCGCCTCATCACAATCCTGACCATGCCGACCGGTCCTCAGCGGCAAACTGCCCGCCTTTTGCTCGGCCGTGTTTCGGCTCCGGGCGCGGTGTATTTTGTGACCATGTGCACCAGCAAGCGCGCTCAGGTGCTCACCCTCGCCCATAACCTCTCCTCCGTGCGTTCCACATTGGCCGATACGTTCAGCCACGACAACTCATTGCACGCCGCCTGTGTGATGCCCGACCACGTTCATCTCCTGTTCACTTTGGGCAAGCGCCTCACTGTCGGCCAGGTGATGGGCAAATTTAAGGCATCCGTCCGCCGCCGCTCCGACAAACTGTGGACGTGGCAACGCAACGGTTTCGAACACCGACTGAGAGAAACCGAAAGCGAAGCGGACTACGCGTTCTACATTTTCATGAATCCTTACCGAGCGCACCTCGTTCCTATTACTACTGCGTGGTCTGGATGGTTATGCGAGGACCCCCTGCGCTATCGATTCCTCGCCGGTTTGAAACCAGACGGCACGCCCCCGCCGGAATGGCTCAACTACGATAAATCAATCGCCGCCAAAATCGACCGCTCTTCGTAGGGGCGTCGCTCGCGACGACCGCTCGCGTTCCCCCCACCACGCCGACGCGTTCCGGTCTTCGCGAGCGAAGCCCCTACCCCAGCAAGACGCTCCATCCTCCCGTAGGGGCGTCGCTTGCGACGACCGCGCTTCATCCTGCTTAGCCACGCCCACCGCAGCGGCGCTTTCGGCGAAAGCGCCCTACCTTCAACCGCGCTCCAGCCCATCACGACACCACGCCGCCGCGTTCCGGGCTTCGCGAGCGAAGCCCCTACCCCAGCAGGACGCTCCATCATGACGTAGGGGCGTCGCTCGCGACGACCGCGCTTCATCCACCAGCACCCCCGCGTTCACTCCACACACCCTGAGTAAAACCGTTGGGCGTCCCCACCCCACGATGATCTCGGTTTCAGATTCTCAAAATTTTCTGTAACCCGACGCCGGCTCCGCGGGTATCTCTCCTTGACATTCTACAGGAAGAAGGTCGTTCATGTAGACAATCTAGGAAAGTCCCATTGGACCCGATTTCCGACCTGCCCCTTATTTCCCACTTCAAACTTCTTACTTACCAGAATGGCCAAAACTGACCTCCTGCAAGGCACGCTCGACATGCTCATCCTCAAATCGCTCCAGCTGGAGCCGATGCACGGGTTCGGCATCAGCGTGCGCATTCGCCAAATTTCTTCCGAGGTGCTCCGTGTCGAGCAGGGGTCGCTCTACCCGGCTTTGTATAGGCTGGAGGAGCAAGGTTGGATCACGTCCGACTGGGGCATCTCGGAAAACAATCGCAAGGCCAAGTTCTACGAGATCACGAAGCTTGGCCGCAAACAACTCGAGCGCGAAACCGCCAACTGGGCTCGCCTCTCCCTCGCCATCAATACCGTCCTTGGTGCCAAGTTGGAGGACCTCGGATGAGTCGCGGAACGGGGTTCGGGCAGCGCATCAAACGCGCCCTTTTCCGCCGACGCTTTGAACGCGACATGGCGGCGGAAATGCAGGCTCATATCGAACTCGAAACCGCCCGCCGCATCGCCGCCGGCGAAGCCCCCGTCACCGCCCAGCGTCGCGCCGCCGCCGACTTCGGCTCCGTCGACGCGCACCAGGAGCACGTTCGCGACGGCCGTTTCGCAGCGTGGTTCGATGAAACTTTTCGCCAAACCCGCCACGCGTGGCGGGGGCTGCGCAAGTCACCCGTGTTTACGCTTATCGCGGTGGGCACCATCGCCATCGCCATTGGTGCGGGAACGGCCGTGTTCTCTCTCGTCAACGCCATCCTGCTGCGGCCTCTTCCCGTGCCGGCACCGTCCGAATTACGGGTGTTGCACTGGAGCGGCACCGACGTGCGCATGCGCTCCATCAATCGCACGTTCTCGCGCACCGTTGGCGATGTCACCGAACTCGAATCGGTCAATCATCCCACTTTCGCCGCCTTGCGTGAAGGTGCGTCCGGAGTCGCCGAGGTATTGGGCTATTTCCCTTTGCGCGAACTCACCGCTCAATCCGACCACAACGCCTTCGCGTCCACCGGCATGATGGTGTCGGATAATTTTTTCACCGGCTTGGAGGTGCAATCCCTGCTCGGTCGCACGCTGCTCCCCGGCGACGAGGCCACCGGCGCTCCGCTCGCCGTCATCAGTCATGGCGTGTGGCAGACCCAATTTGATGGCGATCCGAACGTCTTGGGAAAAGTGCTCCGCATGCACGGCGTCCCTCACGAAATTGTCGGGGTGCTGCCGCCGGAGTTTGAAGGCATTCGTCCGGGTCAATCCACCGGCGTTTATATCCCGCTGATCGAAGGCTCCCCTTTCCTGTATGTAGGATTTGGTGACGACTGGCACTGGTTCATCCGCCTGCTCGCCCGGGTGCGACCCGGGGTGAGCGACGCCGAGTTGACGAGCCGTCTCGGCCCCGTCTTCGCGTCGTTCACGGACGGCTACATGACCGACCCGCGCATCGTGGCCCACGACGGCACGAGCGGACTCGGGTTTGACCGCGAGACCTACCGGACGCCATTGCAACTCATGCTCGGCATCACCGCTCTGGTCATGGTGGTGGCCTGCGCCAACCTCGCCGGGCTTTCGCTCGCTCGCGGTGCGGCCCGCCAACACGAGCTCGCCGTCCGTCATGCCTTGGGCGCCGGACGACGACGACTGATGGGGCAAGCTTTCTGCGAGAGCGCGGTTTTGGCTGGAACCGGCGGGGCTGGAGGCGTGCTGCTCGCATGGTGGATGCAGGGCGCCTTGTCGAAGTTGTTGGCGGGAACGGGAGAGGGTTTACACTATGCCCTCCCGCTCGACGGACGCGTGCTCGCCTTCGCTCTCGCGTCGGCCGGGCTCACTGCCTTGCTCGCCGGCATCCTGCCCGCCTGGCGCGCCGGCGGCACCGATCCCTTGCACAGTCTGCGCTCCCGCGGAGCCATCGGTGAGCCGCGCTTGCGCCTCGGTCGCGCTTTGATTGTCGCTCAGATCTGCCTGTCCCTTGTCGTTCTTGCCGGCGCCGGCCTGGGCCTACGCAGTCTGCTCAACCTGCAACGCATCGATCCGGGCTTCGCCACCGATGGCACGCTGCTCTTCCGTCTCAATCCGGCCAGCGCCGGCTACGACGACTCCGCCCGGATGGCTTACTACGATCGTGTGCAGGTGGCGCTTGATGCTCTGCCCGGCGTGCAGCACGCGGGTCTTATGCAGTTCCGCCCGCTGACCGATGAGGTCTCGGTCGGCGGAGTTGAACTCACATCCTTGGCCGATCCTCCCATCGCGGGCGGTTATACTTATCGGCAGATGGTCAACGCCCGCTACTTCGACGTGATGGACATCCCCGTGGTGGCCGGTCGCGCCATCGCGGCGAGCGACACCGCCGACGCGCCCAAGGTTGTGGTAGTGAACGAGACCTTTGTTCGCCGCTACCTCGCGGGGCGCGATCCGCTCGGCCATACCCTCGCTATGTGGGACGCCGAGTGGCGTATCGTCGGGGTCTGCGCCGACACGGTTTTCGACGACGTCAAAGCCGAGCCGCCGCCCGCCTCCTACTATCCGGCCGCCCAACGGTTTTATGGCCGCTTCGCCGCGACCGCCGTCGCATCCGCCTCCTTTGCGGTGCGGTCCCATTCGTCGGCGGATGCGCTCGCGCCGCTGATTCGTCGCACCGTCGCCGCCATCGATCCCGCCGTGCCCGTTATGGACGTTACGACCCAAGCCGCGCTGCTTGCACAGAACCTCGGTCGTGAACGCATGATTGCGGTCCTCGGCTCGGCGCTCGCCGCCCTCGCCCTCGTGCTCTGCGGCATTGGTCTCTACGGTCTCATCGCCTACGACGTCACCCGGCGTCGTGGGGAGATCGCCATTCGTATGGCCATCGGTGCCCAACGCGCCGACGTCGCCCGCCCCATCGTGGGGCAGGCGCTCCTCTTGGCCGGCATCGGCGTGGTCATCGGACTCCCGGTCATGTTCGGCGCGACGCGTCTGATTCAAAGCCAACTGCATGGCATCGCCCCGCACGACCCGGTAACGCTCGTTACGGTGGTCGTGGCTCTGGTCGGCGTTTCCACCCTGGCTGCGCTCGCGCCCGCTTGGAAGGCCACCCGGATCGACCCCATCACCGCCCTCCGGAACGAATAACCCCGCCCCACCCGCCATGAGCAAACTCTCCGGCCTCCGCACCCGCCTCCGGCGCGCGTTCCAGCGCCGCGCCATGGACCAACAAATGCTTGATGAAATGAAAGATCATCTCGATCAGGAAACCGCCCGCCGCATCGCCGCCGGCGAAGACCCCGCCACCGCCCGCCGCCGCGCCGCCGCCGCCTTTGGCTCCGTCGACGCCCGCGTCGAAGAGGTGCGTGAAAATCGCCTGGGGTCGTGGTTGGAACAACTTTGGCAGGACCTGCGCTTCGCTGCTCGTCAACTTCGCAAATCTCCCGGCTTCACCCTCGTGGCCGTGGCCACCATTGCCTTGGGGGTCGGAGCGAACACCGCCATCTTCAGCGGAGTCGACGCCGTGCTGCTACGGCCCTTGCCCTATCCCGACGCGGATCGATTGGTCCGCGTGTTTGAGACCGTGCCGAAGGGTGGTGGCAACGCCGTCTCCGGTGGTGCGTTCGTCGACTGGTATAAACATCAAACGCAGTTCGAGGGTCTCTTCATCGCGGCCGGTGAACAGGTCGATTTGACGGGATCCGGTGCACCGGAAAAAGTTTCCGCCGCCTCCGTTTCATCCGATTTTGACGAAGTGCTGGGACTGGCCCCCGTCGTGGGACGACATTTTACGGCGGCCGATGACGAAGTGGGCGGACAGAACAATGTCGTCATGATCAGCGAGTCTTTCTGGCAGACACGATTCGCCGGTTCCCCCAACGCCATCGGGCAACTCATCACCTTGGACGGTGTCCCGCGGGAGATCATTGGTGTCGTGCCCCACGGCATGTGGCATAGCCGGGAGACCCAATTGTTTTTGCCCCTGGTGCTCACCCCCAACAACTACCGAACCTCCTTTGATGTGCACATGGGGCGGGTGTTCGGACGGCTGAAACCGGATGCCTCCCTCACCAGCGCGGTAACAGAACTCCGCGCCATCAAATCAAGTCTCGACGCCACCTACCCCGAATGGATGCACACGTGGGGAGTCGGGGCAGAACCGATGCAGGACATGTTCGCCAAGAACCCCCGGCCGTTTCTGCTCATGCTGTCCGCGGCCACCGCGCTGGTTCTGCTGATCGCTTGCGCCAATGTCGCCAACCTGTTGCTGGCGCGGTCCGCCACCCGTCAACGGGAAATCGCCCTGCGCGCCGCTTTGGGTGCCAGCAGCGGACGCATCGTTCGGCAAGTGCTGACCGAAAGCACGTTGCTCGCCTTGATCGGTGGTGGGGCCGGCCTGCTCGTCGCCTTCGCCAGTATTCGCGTATTGGCCACCGCCAGCGCCGATCTGCTGCCCGCCACCATGGTGCCGCAACTCGACCTGCGCGTGTTGGGATTCGGCCTTTTTTCCAGTATTCTGATCGGACTTATTTTCGGGATCTTCCCCGCGCTGCGGGCGCGGAATCCCGATCTCAATCACAGCCTGAAATGCGGCACCAGCAACGCGACCGATGGCGGTCGATCCCGCAGCCAGTCCAGTCTCGTGATCGCGGAAATCGCCCTTACCGCGGTGCTGCTGGTGAGCACCGGACTGCTTGTGCGCGGCATGGTGCGCACGGTCACCGCCGATCCCGGCATCACCGCGGAAAACGTTTTAATGTTCGAGCTTACCCCTCCCTACTCCGGGGGTTATGCCAGCCCCACCCAACGGATTGAATTTATCCAGCGAGTGCGCTCTGAACTCCTGGCGGTTCCCGGTGCCGTCGCTGTCGCCAGCGCCGACGACCTGCCATTTGGGGACAGTGGCCAGGGTTACTTCATCAGTCGCGAGGATGCCCCGGAAACCCGTCAGGACCGCACCGGCCGGATAAAGTATGTATCCCACGGATACTTCGATACCCTCGGCGCGCGCATCGTGCGTGGACGCGCCATCTCCTCCGCCGACAATCGCCTCGAGGCGCCGGATGTCATGGTCATCAACGAAACCATGGCGGGCCAACTCTTCGGTCCGGATACGGATCCATTGGGCAAACTCGTCCACGCCAAAGACCAACCGTGGGAAGTGGTGGGCGTCGTGTCCGACATCCGTATCGACTCTCTGACTACAGATCCGCAACCCACCTTCTTTGTGCCCCACACGGAATTCGTCTGGTGGTCGGGCTTCATCGTCCGCACCCAGGGAGATCCGGCCGCGATGCTGCCAGCACTTTCCGCCGCCGTGCATCACATCGACCCCAACCTGCCCTTGGCCCGTGTGCAGACGCTCGAACATGCCATGGGCGAAGCGCTCGGTCCGCAACGACTCACGCTCAATCTCATCGGCGTGTTCGCCATCATGGCCCTTTCACTCGCGGCCATCGGGCTCTACGGGGTCATGGCCTTTGCGGTAGCCAACCGTCGTCGGGAACTCTCCATCCGTGTCGCTCTCGGTGCCGCCCGTGCCGACATCATGCAGCTCATCCTCCGCCACGGCGGACGCCTCCTGCTCATCGGCCTGGGTCTCGGCTTGGTCGCCGGTATCGGCGCCGCGCGCGTCGCCGCCAACCTCATGACCAATGTCTCCGCCACCGACCCGCTCGTCTTCATCGTCGCCGCCCTCCTCCTCGCCTTCGTCACCGCCCTCGCCTGTTACCTCCCCGCCCGACGCGCCGCCAAAGCCGACCCCATCCAGGCGCTGCGATCAGACTGAACCATCCCGCCACACCTTAAAAATCGTGAATTTCGCCATGCGTCACTACGCCCGCCTTGTGACCGCCGTGCTCCTGACCTCGTGCCTGATCTCGCCCTCGGCCACCGCCTGCACCATCCTCAGCGCCGTGGCGCCCGATGGCCAGGTCTGGACGGGCAACAATGAAGACGGTCCGCTCGACGTGCCCCTTTACCTCAACGTCTTTCCCCGGACCGACGACACCCGCTTCGGCTACTTCACGTTTACTTATGATTCACCCCGAGCCGGCATTCAGGGCGGCATGAACGAGGCGGGTTTGACCTACGACTTTAATGCCCTGCAACAGCCTTATCCCTTGAAGGACCCGGCGCGGAGAAATCCATACCCCGGTGGGGATGATGCCATCCTCGGTCATTTGCTCGCCTCCGCCTCCACCACCGGGGAGGTGGTGCGTTTCTTTGAAAACTACTGGTTCACCGAAGGATTCGAACGGGCCCAGATGCATGTGGCCGACAAACACGGCACCCTCGCCATCATCAGTCCCTCCGGTTCGCAGGTGTTCACGCGCGAAGAGACTTTGGTCACGACCAACTTCAATGCCATCACCGGCAACAACGGCTCCAGGTGCTGGCGCCACCCCGTCGCCACCCGCCTGCTGGCCGAGTCAGAGGCAGGTCTCGCCACCATCACCGAGGTCTGCCGCCGCACCGCCCAGAACGGCGACGGCTGGGGCACGCTCTATTCCAACGTGCAGAACCTGACCACCAGCGAAATCTGGATCTACCCCGGACAAAAATTCGACCAGCCCCTCAAAACCACCCTCTCGACCCTGATCACCGCCGGCCGCCAGTCCTATCGTATTCAGGATTTGGCTACTACCCTGCCTCGTTCCGAATAACCCTGCCACTCATTTACGCCCCTTCGCGGCCATATCCCCATGAGCAAACTCTCCGGCCTTCGCACCCGCCTCCGGCGCGCGTTCCAGCGCGGCGCCATGGACCAACAAATGCTCGATGAAATGAAACACCACCTCGACGAAGAAACCGCCCGCCGCATCGCCGCCGGTGAAGACCCCTCCACCGCCCGCCGCCGCGCCGCCGCCGACTTCGGCTCCGTCGACGCCCGCACCGAAGAGGTCCGCGAGCGGCGTTGGGGAACGTGGGTCGAGTTGTGGTGGCATGACTTCGTTCAAGCCGTCCGTTCACTGCGTCGTGACCACCGGTTTTCTGTTGTGGTTATCGTCACCTTGGCACTGGGAATCGGCGCGTCGACCTCCGTCTACAGCGTGGTCGACCGCGTGCTGCTTAATCCCGTGCCAGGACCGCATGCCGACAGTATCATGCAGGTCGGCGAGTGGTCATACTATTCCGAAAATCCCGCCCCACAGCCTTCAGGTATCACGCCTCCGATATTGCAGGCATTGCTAGACAATTCGGATGCCTTTCCCGCCTTCACTTGGTGTGATCGTTCGACTCAGATGTCAGACCGTGAAGACGGCTTCGTAACCACGGTTTTCGGGTCACGCGTGCCCCCGGGGTTCTTCCGTTTCTTCGGCGTCCAACCCGTTCTTGGTCGCACTTTCACCGACGACGAGGCCCTCAACTACGACGCCCGTGAACCACCGCGCGACAGCGCTATCGTGCTCAGTCACGCATGGTGGAAATCGCGCTTTCAGGGCGATCCGACGATCATCGGTCAAACGGTTCGGATCGGCGATCGGCTGCTGACCGTCACCGGAGTCATGCCGAACTATTTTCAATTTCCATCTCGCTCCACCCAATATTGGCTTCCCGCCCAACCTGTTCGGCCTCGCCCCAATCATATGCGAGCTGCCAACACCATCGCGCTACTCAAGTTGCCGCCTGACGGTAGGCTCGCCCGCCTCGAGGTGTTACTCGACACGATCGCCGCCCAACTGCAACAGGACGAGACGCTGGCTTCGACCTACCGGAGCGTTTGGCAGAAGAACACCGATGGCTTGCAACTTTGGGTGCGACCGTTGCATGAAGCGCTGCAAGGACGCGTCTACAGCAGGGAATTCCCCCGTCTGCGCGAAACATTGAACGGCCTGTCGCTGGCAATCGCACTGGTGCTGTTGATCGTCTGCGCCAACACCGCCCATCTCACTCTCGCTCGCACGGAGCGCCGCCGCCGCGAACTGGCGGTGCGTGCCGCGCTCGGAGCTCGCCGAGGCCGCCTTATCCGCCAATTACTGCTGGAGAGCACTGTGCTCGCAGTGGTCAGCGGCGTCGCCGCGCTGGTCCTCACCCACTGGGGCCTTCACCTCTTGGCCAGTCTCAATCAACTCCCCCAGTTGCGTCCCATCGAGCTGGATGGACGCGCCTTGGCCATCGCGTTTGCCGTGACGGCTTTGACGGTCCTGTGTTTCGGTTTGTGGCCCGCTTGGCGCGGCAGTCACACACCGATCAACGCACACCTCAAGAACAGCGGCAACACCGCTACCTTGAGCATCGGTGCCCGCCGTCAGGGACGTTTGCTGGCCAGCCTGGAAGTCGCGCTCGCTTTAATCCTGCTGAGTGGAGCAGGTCTGATGATTCGCAGTGTAATCGAGCAACTGCGAGCGCCTCCAGGTTTCGCTTCCGATCACCTATTGTCGGCCGTCGTTTCCTTTTTGCCTACAGGCGGGTTTTCGCCAGACGCCGATACCCGCACCCACATCCGGGTGAGCACCGCCATGGATCGCCTTGCCGCGCTTCCCGGAGTCGAAGCAGTGGGCAGCTACAAACTCACCGGGTTGCAACTCCCCGCCGAAAACGAGACCGGCGACGTGCTCGGATTTACGGGCCGCAGCTACATCAGCTTGAATCAACGTGATTTTTTCCAAGTCGCGCAGGCTCCATTGCTCGGAGGGCGTTTCCTCACCTCGGCGGATCAGGGTGATGAAAACTCCGCCGTGGTGATCAACGAAACCATGGCCCGTGACTTTTGGCCCAACCAAGATGCCATGGGTCGAACCTTCCGCTACACCAACGGCGGCGCGCGCACCTTTCAGGTTGTCGGGGTGGTCGGAGACGCCCGACTGCTCGGAGTCGATGAGCCGGTCACCCCCCAATTCTTTCGCCCGCTGAATGAGGCGCCCTCGTGGGGTATGCCCAACCGATTCCTGCTCCGCACATCGCAAGACCCCGCGTTGTTGGCGACCGCCGTTCGCGCCGCGCTGCGTGAGGTCGACGCCGACATGCAGTTGCCGCACATTGAGACCATGACCTCTGCCCTCTATGACTCCACTCAGGCCCGACGCACATACCGCAACTACCTCTGTGTTTTCGCCGTTGCGGCGGTCGTGTTGGCGGCGCTCGGCATTCATAGCGTGCTCGCCTATTCCGTCGCGCGACGCACCCGCGAGATCGGTATCCGCATCGCGTTGGGCGCTGATCAGCGGCAGGTGGTCGCCATGATTGTCGGCGAAGGCGGACGTGTCGTAATGGCTGGCATTGCTCTCGGGCTTGTCGGGGCGCTTGCACTCGGCCACCTCATTCGCGCTCAACTCTACGGCGTAGCACCGTCGGACGCGTGGGTTCTCGC is from Synoicihabitans lomoniglobus and encodes:
- a CDS encoding ABC transporter permease codes for the protein MSKLSGLRTRLRRAFQRRAMDQQMLDEMKDHLDQETARRIAAGEDPATARRRAAAAFGSVDARVEEVRENRLGSWLEQLWQDLRFAARQLRKSPGFTLVAVATIALGVGANTAIFSGVDAVLLRPLPYPDADRLVRVFETVPKGGGNAVSGGAFVDWYKHQTQFEGLFIAAGEQVDLTGSGAPEKVSAASVSSDFDEVLGLAPVVGRHFTAADDEVGGQNNVVMISESFWQTRFAGSPNAIGQLITLDGVPREIIGVVPHGMWHSRETQLFLPLVLTPNNYRTSFDVHMGRVFGRLKPDASLTSAVTELRAIKSSLDATYPEWMHTWGVGAEPMQDMFAKNPRPFLLMLSAATALVLLIACANVANLLLARSATRQREIALRAALGASSGRIVRQVLTESTLLALIGGGAGLLVAFASIRVLATASADLLPATMVPQLDLRVLGFGLFSSILIGLIFGIFPALRARNPDLNHSLKCGTSNATDGGRSRSQSSLVIAEIALTAVLLVSTGLLVRGMVRTVTADPGITAENVLMFELTPPYSGGYASPTQRIEFIQRVRSELLAVPGAVAVASADDLPFGDSGQGYFISREDAPETRQDRTGRIKYVSHGYFDTLGARIVRGRAISSADNRLEAPDVMVINETMAGQLFGPDTDPLGKLVHAKDQPWEVVGVVSDIRIDSLTTDPQPTFFVPHTEFVWWSGFIVRTQGDPAAMLPALSAAVHHIDPNLPLARVQTLEHAMGEALGPQRLTLNLIGVFAIMALSLAAIGLYGVMAFAVANRRRELSIRVALGAARADIMQLILRHGGRLLLIGLGLGLVAGIGAARVAANLMTNVSATDPLVFIVAALLLAFVTALACYLPARRAAKADPIQALRSD
- a CDS encoding ABC transporter permease — encoded protein: MSKLSGLRTRLRRAFQRGAMDQQMLDEMKHHLDEETARRIAAGEDPSTARRRAAADFGSVDARTEEVRERRWGTWVELWWHDFVQAVRSLRRDHRFSVVVIVTLALGIGASTSVYSVVDRVLLNPVPGPHADSIMQVGEWSYYSENPAPQPSGITPPILQALLDNSDAFPAFTWCDRSTQMSDREDGFVTTVFGSRVPPGFFRFFGVQPVLGRTFTDDEALNYDAREPPRDSAIVLSHAWWKSRFQGDPTIIGQTVRIGDRLLTVTGVMPNYFQFPSRSTQYWLPAQPVRPRPNHMRAANTIALLKLPPDGRLARLEVLLDTIAAQLQQDETLASTYRSVWQKNTDGLQLWVRPLHEALQGRVYSREFPRLRETLNGLSLAIALVLLIVCANTAHLTLARTERRRRELAVRAALGARRGRLIRQLLLESTVLAVVSGVAALVLTHWGLHLLASLNQLPQLRPIELDGRALAIAFAVTALTVLCFGLWPAWRGSHTPINAHLKNSGNTATLSIGARRQGRLLASLEVALALILLSGAGLMIRSVIEQLRAPPGFASDHLLSAVVSFLPTGGFSPDADTRTHIRVSTAMDRLAALPGVEAVGSYKLTGLQLPAENETGDVLGFTGRSYISLNQRDFFQVAQAPLLGGRFLTSADQGDENSAVVINETMARDFWPNQDAMGRTFRYTNGGARTFQVVGVVGDARLLGVDEPVTPQFFRPLNEAPSWGMPNRFLLRTSQDPALLATAVRAALREVDADMQLPHIETMTSALYDSTQARRTYRNYLCVFAVAAVVLAALGIHSVLAYSVARRTREIGIRIALGADQRQVVAMIVGEGGRVVMAGIALGLVGALALGHLIRAQLYGVAPSDAWVLAMTPILLATIALIACWLPARHAARIDPLAALRTE